The Musa acuminata AAA Group cultivar baxijiao chromosome BXJ2-2, Cavendish_Baxijiao_AAA, whole genome shotgun sequence genome has a segment encoding these proteins:
- the LOC103975570 gene encoding brefeldin A-inhibited guanine nucleotide-exchange protein 5 isoform X2, giving the protein MAGAAAAGFIIRSLDAMLKECAGKKYPALQSSVQTCLDNMKETKQELTSDEHNNAATLAGNERSDGDLSAKEGEAPASDVEKDVVTVRKSQETSEPIMAALASAGHTLDAAQAELVLKPLRLAFETKNIKLLEPALDCLHKLIAYDHLEGDPGLEGGKNASLFTDILNMVCGCVDNSSSDSTILQVLKVLLTAVSSTRFRVHGEPLLGVIRVCYNIALNSKSPINQATSKAMLTQMISIVFRRMEVDQVSVPSNSYVHGEIPSASSTNSDYEEVPRDDQDEKKITLGDALTMNRANETSPSFEQLQNLAGGADIKGLEAVLDQAVQLEDGKKISGGIDLESTVMQHDALLLFRTLCKMGMKEEGDEVTTKTRLLSLELLQGLLEGVSESFTKNFHFIDSVKAYLSYALLRASISPSPVVFQYATGIFAVLLLRFRESLKGEIGVFFPLIILKSLEGNESALSQRTSVLRMLEKVCKDSQMLADIFVNYDCDLQAPNLFERMVNALSRIAQGTQTTDPNSASSMQVASAKGSSLQCLVSVLKSLVDWEKLRKETDKHGNIVRSLEEEVLAREPGTVNELHDDGLNQFEKAKAHKSTMEAAILEFNRKPAKGIEFLLSNKLVEKKASAIAQFLKTTPSLDKAMIGEYLGQHEELPLAVMHAYVDSMKLSGLEFDTAIREFLKGFRLPGEAQKIDRIMEKFAERYCADNPGLFKNADTAYVLAYAVIMLNTDAHNPMVWPKMSKSDFIRMNSMSDVEECAPKDLLEKIYDSIVREEIKMKSDKSDASISSRLRPETEERGRLVNILNLALPKKKSGIDTKTESEKIKKQIQALFKNKGEKRGVFYTAQQIDLVRPMLEAVGWPLLATFSVTLEEGDNKPRVILCMEGFRAGIHLTRVLGMDTMRYAFLTSLVRFTFLHAPKEMRSKNVEALRALLVLCDMETDSLQDTWNAVLECVSRLEYITSTPSIAATVMQGSNQISRDAVLQSLRELAGKPAEQVFVNSVKLPSDAIVEFFTALCGVSAEELKQTPARVFSLQKLVEISYYNMARIRLVWARIWSVLAQHFIAAGSHHEEKVAMYAIDSLRQLGMKYLERAELTNFTFQNDILKPFVILMRNSRNEKIRGLIVDCIVQMIKSKVGSIKSGWRSVFMIFTAAADDELESIVESAFENVEQVILEHFDQVVGDCFMDCVNCLIRFANNKISPRISLKAIALLRICEDRLAEGFIPGGALKPVDGGLETNFDVTEHYWFPMLAGLSDLTLDSRLEVRNCALEVLFDLLNERGRKFSSAFWEGIFHRVLFPIFDHVRNAGRDGLVSSGDEWLRETSIHSLQLLCNLFNTFYKEVSFMLPPLLSFLLDCAKKTDQSVVSISLGALVHLIEVGGHQFSDSDWDTLLKGIRDVSYTTQPLELLNSLGFENSKKQTVLSKDSKDTDAKDGGSPFRNNHKMEGGRALDHESFSADGNAAGNTISTINSKDDYEENNLQTNFEESDGNLKKPAEAANYQRSQTFGQRIMGNMMDNLLLRGLTSKSKNRTSNLSPVSASPVKIPDAAESVVDDNDEENSMMATIKGKCITQLLLLGAIDSIQKRYWSKLKVSHKIAIMDTLLSLVEFAASYNSSSNLILRMQYIPSERLPLNLLRQEITGTSIYLEILHKSTATQNGSSHEQGISDGPFVQTSSVNDSCYAGSLDSDEKLKGIAEEKLVSFCGQILEEASELKPISGETGSTDLHRVLDMRAPVIVKVLKGMCCMDNLIFRKHIREFYPLITKLVCCDQMEVRGALGDLFSTQLTPLLP; this is encoded by the exons ATGGCGGGCGCCGCCGCGGCAGGGTTCATCATTCGCTCTTTGGACGCCATGCTCAAGGAGTGCGCGGGGAAGAAGTACCCAGCCCTGCAGAGTTCCGTGCAGACTTGTCTAG ACAACATGAAAGAGACCAAGCAAGAGTTGACTTCTGATGAGCATAACAATGCTGCAACTTTGGCAGGGAATGAGAG ATCTGATGGTGATTTATCAGCGAAAGAAGGGGAGGCTCCAGCTTCAGATGTTGAAAAGGATGTTGTTACCGTCAGGAAGTCCCAAGAGACCAGTGAACCTATTATGGCAGCTTTAGCAAGTGCTGGCCACACCTTAGATGCAGCCCAAGCTGAACTTGTTTTGAAGCCTCTGAGACTTGCATTTGAGACAAAGAATATAAAACTTTTGGAGCCTGCCCTTGACTGTCTTCAT AAACTTATAGCTTATGATCATTTAGAGGGTGATCCTGGACTGGAAGGTGGTAAAAATGCTTCACTATTTACTGATATTCTCAATATGGTCTGTGGCTGTGTTGATAACTCTTCATCTGACAG TACTATATTACAAGTTTTAAAGGTGCTTCTCACAGCAGTATCATCAACAAGGTTCAGAG TGCATGGAGAACCTTTGCTGGGAGTGATTAGAGTATGCTATAACATTGCTCTGAATAG CAAGAGTCCAATAAATCAGGCAACATCAAAAGCAATGTTGACCCAAATGATCAGTATTGTGTTTAGGCGAATGGAAGTAGATCAG GTTTCTGTACCATCCAATAGTTATGTGCATGGTGAAATTCCATCAGCTAGCTCCACAAATTCTGATTACGAGGAAGTGCCTAGAGATGACCAAGATGAGAAGAAAATTACTCTAGGAGATGCATTAACCATGAACCGTGCAAATGAGACATCTCCATCTTTTGAGCAACTCCAGAATTTGGCTGGTGGTGCAGACATCAAG GGTCTAGAGGCTGTTCTTGACCAGGCTGTTCAACTTGAGGATGGCAAGAAAATCTCAGG AGGGATTGATCTTGAGAGCACTGTCATGCAACATGATGCATTATTGCTGTTTCGAACACTTTGCAAG ATGGGGATGAAAGAAGAGGGAGATGAGGTTACTACAAAGACAAGACTTTTGTCTCTTGAGCTTTTGCAG GGTTTACTGGAAGGAGTGAGCGAATCCTTTACGAAAAATTTCCATTTTATTGACTCTGTCAAGGCTTATCTTTCTTATGCTTTATTACGGGCTTCTATTTCTCCTTCTCCAGTTGTCTTTCAG TATGCAACTGGAATATTTGCAGTTCTGTTGCTTCGTTTTAGGGAAAGTCTTAAG GGAGAAATTGGTGTCTTTTTTCCCTTGATAATCTTAAAATCCTTGGAAGGCAATGAGAGTGCCCTCAGCCAAAGAACAAGTGTTCTTCG GATGCTTGAGAAAGTGTGTAAGGATTCACAAATGCTTGCGGACATATTTGTTAACTATGATTGTGATCTTCAGGCACCAAACCTTTTTGAACGTATG GTAAATGCTTTGTCAAGGATAGCACAAGGGACTCAAACTACAGATCCCAACTCAGCTTCTTCGATGCAGGTTGCATCTGCTAAAGGCTCATCGCTTCAG TGCTTGGTGAGTGTGCTGAAATCATTGGTTGATTGGGAGAAGCTAAGGAAAGAAACTGATAAACATGGTAACATTGTTCGGTCCCTTGAAGAGGAAGTTTTGGCTAGAGAACCTGGGACAGTTAATGAGCTCCATGATGATGGACTAAACCAATTTGAGAAGGCAAAAGCTCACAAATCCACAATGGAAGCAGCCATCTTAGAG TTCAATCGTAAACCAGCGAAAGGGATAGAATTTCTGTTGTCTAATAAGTTGGTCGAGAAAAAGGCTTCTGCAATAGCCCAATTCCTGAAGACCACTCCAAGTTTGGATAAG GCCATGATTGGAGAATATTTGGGCCAGCATGAGGAACTTCCCCTTGCTGTTATGCATGCTTATGTTGATTCCATGAAGTTATCAGGGTTAGAGTTTGATACTGCAATTCGTGAGTTTCTAAAAGGATTTCGACTTCCTGGAGAAGCACAGAAAATTGATCGGATCATGGAAAAGTTTGCTGAGCG TTATTGTGCTGATAATCCAGGACTTTTCAAGAATGCAGATACTGCTTATGTTCTTGCCTATGCAGTTATAATGTTGAATACTGATGcacacaatccaatggtttggccAAAAATGTCTAAATCTGATTTCATACGCATGAATTCTATGAGTGATGTAGAAGAGTGTGCTCCAAAGGACCTCCTAGAGAAGATATACGATTCAATTGTTAGAGAAGAGATAAAGATGAAGAGCGATAAGTCTGATGCATCTATAAGCAGTAGACTGCGGCCAGAAACAGAAGAGAGAGGACGCcttgtcaatattttaaatttagctCTTCCGAAAAAGAAGTCAGGGATTGATACTAAGACAGAgagtgaaaagattaaaaaacAAATTCAGGCACTTTTCAAAAATAAAGGTGAAAAAAGGGGTGTTTTCTATACAGCTCAGCAGATTGACCTAGTAAGACCAATGCTCGAAGCCGTGGGCTGGCCTTTGCTTGCTACATTTTCTGTCACATTGGAGGAAGGAGACAATAAGCCAAGGGTTATTCTTTGCATGGAAGGTTTCAGAGCTGGCATACATCTAACACGTGTTCTTGGGATGGATACAATGCGATATGCTTTCCTAACATCCTTAGTACG ATTTACATTTTTGCATGCTCCAAAGGAGATGCGAAGTAAAAATGTGGAAGCATTACGTGCCTTGCTTGTTTTATGCGATATGGAGACGGATTCACTACAAGACACCTGGAATGCTGTCTTGGAATGTGTCTCCAGGCTAGAATATATCACTTCGACCCCATCCATTGCTGCAACTGTGATGCAAGGATCCAATCAAATATCTAGGGATGCAGTTCTTCAGTCTCTCAGAGAGCTAGCTGGAAAGCCAGCTGAGCAAGTTTTTGTAAATAGTGTGAAATTGCCTAGTGATGCAATTGTGGAGTTCTTCACAGCTCTCTGTGGTGTATCTGCTGAAGAATTGAAACAAACACCTGCTCGTGTCTTCAGCCTACAGAAGCTTGTTGAGATAAGCTACTATAATATGGCTCGTATTCGTCTG GTATGGGCTAGAATATGGTCTGTCTTGGCTCAGCATTTCATTGCTGCTGGTAGCCACCATGAGGAAAAAGTTGCTATGTATGCCATTGATTCACTGAGACAACTTGGTATGAAGTATTTGGAGCGTGCTGAACTCACCAACTTCACCTTCCAGAATGACATTTTGAAACCTTTTGTCATTCTTATGCGGAATAGCCGCAATGAAAAAATACGCGGCCTGATTGTGGATTGCATTGTTCAG ATGATCAAATCGAAGGTTGGTAGCATTAAATCAGGTTGGCGGAGTGTGTTCATGATCTTCACTGCAGCTGCTGATGATGAGTTGGAATCAATTGTCGAAAGTGCATTTGAGAATGTTGAGCAGG TTATCTTGGAGCACTTTGATCAGGTTGTTGGTGACTGCTTTATGGATTGTGTCAATTGCCTCATTCGTTTTGCTAATAACAAAATTTCTCCACGGATTAGCTTGAAGGCTATTGCTCTCCTCCGTATATGTGAAGATCGTCTTGCAGAG GGCTTTATACCTGGTGGAGCCTTGAAACCGGTGGATGGTGGGCTAGAGACAAACTTTGATGTAACCGAGCATTACTGGTTTCCCATGTTGGCTGGTTTATCTGATTTAACATTGGATTCTAGATTGGAAGTTCGGAACTGTGCACTGGAAGTGCTATTTGATTTGTTGAATGAGAGAGGGCGGAAATTCTCTTCTGCTTTTTGGGAGGGCATTTTTCACCGAGTCCTTTTTCCTATATTTGACCATGTACGAAATGCTGGAAGAGATGGACTTGTCTCCTCAGGTGATGAGTGGCTTCGAGAAACTAGCATCCATTCACTTCAGTTGCTCTGCAACCTTTTTAATACTTTCTATAAG GAAGTATCTTTCATGCTTCCACCACtcctgagttttctacttgattGTGCCAAGAAAACGGACCAAAGTGTGGTTTCCATCTCTCTTGGAGCGTTAGTACATCTTATAGAAGTTGGGGGTCATCAGTTCAGTGATAGTGACTGGGATACTTTATTGAAAGGCATTAG AGATGTATCATACACAACTCAACCTCTCGAACTTCTCAATTCTTTGGGATTTGAGAACTCAAAAAAACAAACAGTTTTATCCAAAGATTCTAAAGATACAGATGCCAAAGATGGTGGCAGTCCATTCAGGAACAATCACAAAATGGAAGGGGGAAGAGCTTTGGATCATGAATCCTTTTCTGCTGATGGTAACGCTGCTGGAAATACAATCAGCACAATTAACTCCAAGGATGATTATGAAGAAAACAATCTCCAAACAAACTTTGAGGAATCTGATG GTAACTTGAAGAAGCCTGCTGAAGCTGCAAACTATCAGCGTAGTCAAACATTTGGCCAAAGGATCATGGGTAATATGATGGACAACCTTTTGCTTAGAGGTCTTACCTCCAAATCAAAGAATCGCACAAGTAATCTCAGTCCAGTTTCAGCTTCACCTGTAAAG ATCCCTGATGCTGCAGAATCTGTTGTGGATGATAATGATGAAGAGAATTCCATGATGGCAACCATCAAAGGAAAATGCATTACACAACTTTTACTATTAGGCGCTATTGATAGCATACAG AAGAGATACTGGAGTAAATTAAAGGTCTCTCATAAAATTGCAATAATGGATACCTTATTGTCCCTGGTAGAGTTTGCTGCTTCATATAATTCTTCGTCAAACCTTATATTGCGAATGCAATATATACCTTCTGAAAG GCTTCCTCTAAATCTTCTTCGCCAGGAAATAACAGGAACATCCATTTATTTAGAAATCTTACACAAGTCAACTGCAACACAGAATGGTAGCAGTCATGAACAAGGGATTTCTGATGGTCCATTTGTCCAGACCTCATCAGTCAATGATTCATGCTATGCTGGATCTTTAGATTCAGATGAGAAGCTCAAAGGCATAGCAGAAGAGAAGCTAGTTTCTTTCTGTGGTCAGATTTTAGAAGAGGCTTCTGAGCTCAAACCAATTTCAGGGGAGACTGGTAGCACGGATCTACATCGTGTACTTGACATGAGGGCTCCGGTCATTGTTAAG GTACTCAAAGGAATGTGCTGTATGGATAATTTAATATTCAGAAAGCATATAAGAGAGTTCTATCCACTAATTACCAAACTCGTATGCTGTGATCAG atggaagttcgtggagctcttgGTGATCTCTTCAGCACACAGCTCACCCCCCTTCTACCATAA
- the LOC103975570 gene encoding brefeldin A-inhibited guanine nucleotide-exchange protein 5 isoform X1, producing MAGAAAAGFIIRSLDAMLKECAGKKYPALQSSVQTCLDNMKETKQELTSDEHNNAATLAGNESIRSDGDLSAKEGEAPASDVEKDVVTVRKSQETSEPIMAALASAGHTLDAAQAELVLKPLRLAFETKNIKLLEPALDCLHKLIAYDHLEGDPGLEGGKNASLFTDILNMVCGCVDNSSSDSTILQVLKVLLTAVSSTRFRVHGEPLLGVIRVCYNIALNSKSPINQATSKAMLTQMISIVFRRMEVDQVSVPSNSYVHGEIPSASSTNSDYEEVPRDDQDEKKITLGDALTMNRANETSPSFEQLQNLAGGADIKGLEAVLDQAVQLEDGKKISGGIDLESTVMQHDALLLFRTLCKMGMKEEGDEVTTKTRLLSLELLQGLLEGVSESFTKNFHFIDSVKAYLSYALLRASISPSPVVFQYATGIFAVLLLRFRESLKGEIGVFFPLIILKSLEGNESALSQRTSVLRMLEKVCKDSQMLADIFVNYDCDLQAPNLFERMVNALSRIAQGTQTTDPNSASSMQVASAKGSSLQCLVSVLKSLVDWEKLRKETDKHGNIVRSLEEEVLAREPGTVNELHDDGLNQFEKAKAHKSTMEAAILEFNRKPAKGIEFLLSNKLVEKKASAIAQFLKTTPSLDKAMIGEYLGQHEELPLAVMHAYVDSMKLSGLEFDTAIREFLKGFRLPGEAQKIDRIMEKFAERYCADNPGLFKNADTAYVLAYAVIMLNTDAHNPMVWPKMSKSDFIRMNSMSDVEECAPKDLLEKIYDSIVREEIKMKSDKSDASISSRLRPETEERGRLVNILNLALPKKKSGIDTKTESEKIKKQIQALFKNKGEKRGVFYTAQQIDLVRPMLEAVGWPLLATFSVTLEEGDNKPRVILCMEGFRAGIHLTRVLGMDTMRYAFLTSLVRFTFLHAPKEMRSKNVEALRALLVLCDMETDSLQDTWNAVLECVSRLEYITSTPSIAATVMQGSNQISRDAVLQSLRELAGKPAEQVFVNSVKLPSDAIVEFFTALCGVSAEELKQTPARVFSLQKLVEISYYNMARIRLVWARIWSVLAQHFIAAGSHHEEKVAMYAIDSLRQLGMKYLERAELTNFTFQNDILKPFVILMRNSRNEKIRGLIVDCIVQMIKSKVGSIKSGWRSVFMIFTAAADDELESIVESAFENVEQVILEHFDQVVGDCFMDCVNCLIRFANNKISPRISLKAIALLRICEDRLAEGFIPGGALKPVDGGLETNFDVTEHYWFPMLAGLSDLTLDSRLEVRNCALEVLFDLLNERGRKFSSAFWEGIFHRVLFPIFDHVRNAGRDGLVSSGDEWLRETSIHSLQLLCNLFNTFYKEVSFMLPPLLSFLLDCAKKTDQSVVSISLGALVHLIEVGGHQFSDSDWDTLLKGIRDVSYTTQPLELLNSLGFENSKKQTVLSKDSKDTDAKDGGSPFRNNHKMEGGRALDHESFSADGNAAGNTISTINSKDDYEENNLQTNFEESDGNLKKPAEAANYQRSQTFGQRIMGNMMDNLLLRGLTSKSKNRTSNLSPVSASPVKIPDAAESVVDDNDEENSMMATIKGKCITQLLLLGAIDSIQKRYWSKLKVSHKIAIMDTLLSLVEFAASYNSSSNLILRMQYIPSERLPLNLLRQEITGTSIYLEILHKSTATQNGSSHEQGISDGPFVQTSSVNDSCYAGSLDSDEKLKGIAEEKLVSFCGQILEEASELKPISGETGSTDLHRVLDMRAPVIVKVLKGMCCMDNLIFRKHIREFYPLITKLVCCDQMEVRGALGDLFSTQLTPLLP from the exons ATGGCGGGCGCCGCCGCGGCAGGGTTCATCATTCGCTCTTTGGACGCCATGCTCAAGGAGTGCGCGGGGAAGAAGTACCCAGCCCTGCAGAGTTCCGTGCAGACTTGTCTAG ACAACATGAAAGAGACCAAGCAAGAGTTGACTTCTGATGAGCATAACAATGCTGCAACTTTGGCAGGGAATGAGAG CATCAGATCTGATGGTGATTTATCAGCGAAAGAAGGGGAGGCTCCAGCTTCAGATGTTGAAAAGGATGTTGTTACCGTCAGGAAGTCCCAAGAGACCAGTGAACCTATTATGGCAGCTTTAGCAAGTGCTGGCCACACCTTAGATGCAGCCCAAGCTGAACTTGTTTTGAAGCCTCTGAGACTTGCATTTGAGACAAAGAATATAAAACTTTTGGAGCCTGCCCTTGACTGTCTTCAT AAACTTATAGCTTATGATCATTTAGAGGGTGATCCTGGACTGGAAGGTGGTAAAAATGCTTCACTATTTACTGATATTCTCAATATGGTCTGTGGCTGTGTTGATAACTCTTCATCTGACAG TACTATATTACAAGTTTTAAAGGTGCTTCTCACAGCAGTATCATCAACAAGGTTCAGAG TGCATGGAGAACCTTTGCTGGGAGTGATTAGAGTATGCTATAACATTGCTCTGAATAG CAAGAGTCCAATAAATCAGGCAACATCAAAAGCAATGTTGACCCAAATGATCAGTATTGTGTTTAGGCGAATGGAAGTAGATCAG GTTTCTGTACCATCCAATAGTTATGTGCATGGTGAAATTCCATCAGCTAGCTCCACAAATTCTGATTACGAGGAAGTGCCTAGAGATGACCAAGATGAGAAGAAAATTACTCTAGGAGATGCATTAACCATGAACCGTGCAAATGAGACATCTCCATCTTTTGAGCAACTCCAGAATTTGGCTGGTGGTGCAGACATCAAG GGTCTAGAGGCTGTTCTTGACCAGGCTGTTCAACTTGAGGATGGCAAGAAAATCTCAGG AGGGATTGATCTTGAGAGCACTGTCATGCAACATGATGCATTATTGCTGTTTCGAACACTTTGCAAG ATGGGGATGAAAGAAGAGGGAGATGAGGTTACTACAAAGACAAGACTTTTGTCTCTTGAGCTTTTGCAG GGTTTACTGGAAGGAGTGAGCGAATCCTTTACGAAAAATTTCCATTTTATTGACTCTGTCAAGGCTTATCTTTCTTATGCTTTATTACGGGCTTCTATTTCTCCTTCTCCAGTTGTCTTTCAG TATGCAACTGGAATATTTGCAGTTCTGTTGCTTCGTTTTAGGGAAAGTCTTAAG GGAGAAATTGGTGTCTTTTTTCCCTTGATAATCTTAAAATCCTTGGAAGGCAATGAGAGTGCCCTCAGCCAAAGAACAAGTGTTCTTCG GATGCTTGAGAAAGTGTGTAAGGATTCACAAATGCTTGCGGACATATTTGTTAACTATGATTGTGATCTTCAGGCACCAAACCTTTTTGAACGTATG GTAAATGCTTTGTCAAGGATAGCACAAGGGACTCAAACTACAGATCCCAACTCAGCTTCTTCGATGCAGGTTGCATCTGCTAAAGGCTCATCGCTTCAG TGCTTGGTGAGTGTGCTGAAATCATTGGTTGATTGGGAGAAGCTAAGGAAAGAAACTGATAAACATGGTAACATTGTTCGGTCCCTTGAAGAGGAAGTTTTGGCTAGAGAACCTGGGACAGTTAATGAGCTCCATGATGATGGACTAAACCAATTTGAGAAGGCAAAAGCTCACAAATCCACAATGGAAGCAGCCATCTTAGAG TTCAATCGTAAACCAGCGAAAGGGATAGAATTTCTGTTGTCTAATAAGTTGGTCGAGAAAAAGGCTTCTGCAATAGCCCAATTCCTGAAGACCACTCCAAGTTTGGATAAG GCCATGATTGGAGAATATTTGGGCCAGCATGAGGAACTTCCCCTTGCTGTTATGCATGCTTATGTTGATTCCATGAAGTTATCAGGGTTAGAGTTTGATACTGCAATTCGTGAGTTTCTAAAAGGATTTCGACTTCCTGGAGAAGCACAGAAAATTGATCGGATCATGGAAAAGTTTGCTGAGCG TTATTGTGCTGATAATCCAGGACTTTTCAAGAATGCAGATACTGCTTATGTTCTTGCCTATGCAGTTATAATGTTGAATACTGATGcacacaatccaatggtttggccAAAAATGTCTAAATCTGATTTCATACGCATGAATTCTATGAGTGATGTAGAAGAGTGTGCTCCAAAGGACCTCCTAGAGAAGATATACGATTCAATTGTTAGAGAAGAGATAAAGATGAAGAGCGATAAGTCTGATGCATCTATAAGCAGTAGACTGCGGCCAGAAACAGAAGAGAGAGGACGCcttgtcaatattttaaatttagctCTTCCGAAAAAGAAGTCAGGGATTGATACTAAGACAGAgagtgaaaagattaaaaaacAAATTCAGGCACTTTTCAAAAATAAAGGTGAAAAAAGGGGTGTTTTCTATACAGCTCAGCAGATTGACCTAGTAAGACCAATGCTCGAAGCCGTGGGCTGGCCTTTGCTTGCTACATTTTCTGTCACATTGGAGGAAGGAGACAATAAGCCAAGGGTTATTCTTTGCATGGAAGGTTTCAGAGCTGGCATACATCTAACACGTGTTCTTGGGATGGATACAATGCGATATGCTTTCCTAACATCCTTAGTACG ATTTACATTTTTGCATGCTCCAAAGGAGATGCGAAGTAAAAATGTGGAAGCATTACGTGCCTTGCTTGTTTTATGCGATATGGAGACGGATTCACTACAAGACACCTGGAATGCTGTCTTGGAATGTGTCTCCAGGCTAGAATATATCACTTCGACCCCATCCATTGCTGCAACTGTGATGCAAGGATCCAATCAAATATCTAGGGATGCAGTTCTTCAGTCTCTCAGAGAGCTAGCTGGAAAGCCAGCTGAGCAAGTTTTTGTAAATAGTGTGAAATTGCCTAGTGATGCAATTGTGGAGTTCTTCACAGCTCTCTGTGGTGTATCTGCTGAAGAATTGAAACAAACACCTGCTCGTGTCTTCAGCCTACAGAAGCTTGTTGAGATAAGCTACTATAATATGGCTCGTATTCGTCTG GTATGGGCTAGAATATGGTCTGTCTTGGCTCAGCATTTCATTGCTGCTGGTAGCCACCATGAGGAAAAAGTTGCTATGTATGCCATTGATTCACTGAGACAACTTGGTATGAAGTATTTGGAGCGTGCTGAACTCACCAACTTCACCTTCCAGAATGACATTTTGAAACCTTTTGTCATTCTTATGCGGAATAGCCGCAATGAAAAAATACGCGGCCTGATTGTGGATTGCATTGTTCAG ATGATCAAATCGAAGGTTGGTAGCATTAAATCAGGTTGGCGGAGTGTGTTCATGATCTTCACTGCAGCTGCTGATGATGAGTTGGAATCAATTGTCGAAAGTGCATTTGAGAATGTTGAGCAGG TTATCTTGGAGCACTTTGATCAGGTTGTTGGTGACTGCTTTATGGATTGTGTCAATTGCCTCATTCGTTTTGCTAATAACAAAATTTCTCCACGGATTAGCTTGAAGGCTATTGCTCTCCTCCGTATATGTGAAGATCGTCTTGCAGAG GGCTTTATACCTGGTGGAGCCTTGAAACCGGTGGATGGTGGGCTAGAGACAAACTTTGATGTAACCGAGCATTACTGGTTTCCCATGTTGGCTGGTTTATCTGATTTAACATTGGATTCTAGATTGGAAGTTCGGAACTGTGCACTGGAAGTGCTATTTGATTTGTTGAATGAGAGAGGGCGGAAATTCTCTTCTGCTTTTTGGGAGGGCATTTTTCACCGAGTCCTTTTTCCTATATTTGACCATGTACGAAATGCTGGAAGAGATGGACTTGTCTCCTCAGGTGATGAGTGGCTTCGAGAAACTAGCATCCATTCACTTCAGTTGCTCTGCAACCTTTTTAATACTTTCTATAAG GAAGTATCTTTCATGCTTCCACCACtcctgagttttctacttgattGTGCCAAGAAAACGGACCAAAGTGTGGTTTCCATCTCTCTTGGAGCGTTAGTACATCTTATAGAAGTTGGGGGTCATCAGTTCAGTGATAGTGACTGGGATACTTTATTGAAAGGCATTAG AGATGTATCATACACAACTCAACCTCTCGAACTTCTCAATTCTTTGGGATTTGAGAACTCAAAAAAACAAACAGTTTTATCCAAAGATTCTAAAGATACAGATGCCAAAGATGGTGGCAGTCCATTCAGGAACAATCACAAAATGGAAGGGGGAAGAGCTTTGGATCATGAATCCTTTTCTGCTGATGGTAACGCTGCTGGAAATACAATCAGCACAATTAACTCCAAGGATGATTATGAAGAAAACAATCTCCAAACAAACTTTGAGGAATCTGATG GTAACTTGAAGAAGCCTGCTGAAGCTGCAAACTATCAGCGTAGTCAAACATTTGGCCAAAGGATCATGGGTAATATGATGGACAACCTTTTGCTTAGAGGTCTTACCTCCAAATCAAAGAATCGCACAAGTAATCTCAGTCCAGTTTCAGCTTCACCTGTAAAG ATCCCTGATGCTGCAGAATCTGTTGTGGATGATAATGATGAAGAGAATTCCATGATGGCAACCATCAAAGGAAAATGCATTACACAACTTTTACTATTAGGCGCTATTGATAGCATACAG AAGAGATACTGGAGTAAATTAAAGGTCTCTCATAAAATTGCAATAATGGATACCTTATTGTCCCTGGTAGAGTTTGCTGCTTCATATAATTCTTCGTCAAACCTTATATTGCGAATGCAATATATACCTTCTGAAAG GCTTCCTCTAAATCTTCTTCGCCAGGAAATAACAGGAACATCCATTTATTTAGAAATCTTACACAAGTCAACTGCAACACAGAATGGTAGCAGTCATGAACAAGGGATTTCTGATGGTCCATTTGTCCAGACCTCATCAGTCAATGATTCATGCTATGCTGGATCTTTAGATTCAGATGAGAAGCTCAAAGGCATAGCAGAAGAGAAGCTAGTTTCTTTCTGTGGTCAGATTTTAGAAGAGGCTTCTGAGCTCAAACCAATTTCAGGGGAGACTGGTAGCACGGATCTACATCGTGTACTTGACATGAGGGCTCCGGTCATTGTTAAG GTACTCAAAGGAATGTGCTGTATGGATAATTTAATATTCAGAAAGCATATAAGAGAGTTCTATCCACTAATTACCAAACTCGTATGCTGTGATCAG atggaagttcgtggagctcttgGTGATCTCTTCAGCACACAGCTCACCCCCCTTCTACCATAA